TGACCACGGCATCGACCTTGGGGTCGGCGAGAAGCTGGCGCCAGTCGGAATAGGCGCTGCCGCCATGCTCCTGCGCGAACTGCTCCGCGGCCGCGCGGTCCTCGCGGCAACTGGCGACCAGTTGCACGCCATCGACTTCGGCCATCGCCCTTGCATGCACCGCGCCGAAATGGCCGGCGCCGATGATACCAATTCCAATCATGATTCTGCCTTTGCATATGCGGCATCGATGAGGGTCATCGCCGCGAGATAGTCGTTAAGGGTGATCGCCGGCGGGCGGCCGTCGCGCAGGCGCTGCAGCGTATCGGCCATGAAGAGGCGATAGCGTGTGGCCGTCGGTTCGGGCGGCAATGCGCGTGTGCTCGCATCATCGAGCGTGACGCAACTGGCGCTGTCGCCGCGATCCACCAGCGTGGCGTTGGCCGTCACCATCCGCCATTCGAATTCGCCGCCGGGCGCCATGGAGGCATAGGTATAGCCGGCCTCGACAGTGAACAGCGTGCCGGCCGTATCGGTCAGCACCAGCAGGGCATGGTCGTCCACCGCCTCGTCATGGATGCGATTGCCGATATTGGCCGAGACCAGGGTGACCGGCCCCTGCGCCAGGCTCAGCACGGCATCGACGCCGTGAATGCCCAGATTGCGCAAGGCGCCGCCACCGCCAATGGGGGGATCGAGCAGCCAGCCCACGGCATCCTGGCGATAGCGCTCCGGCGGCCCATTCACCAGCCGGAAGCTGGCATGGGCCAGCCTGCCGGCGCGACCGGTCTCCTGCAATTGCCTGAAGGCGCTGAAGATCGGGCCGAAGCGGTTGGGCAGTGGTATGCCGACAAAGGTGCCGCGTGCGCTAGCAAGCTGGGCCAGTTCCGCGATGGCTGCCGTACTACTGGCGGCGGGCTTTTCCAGAATCAGGGGAATGCCCACTTCGATCAGCGCATGCGCGCGGGCCGGCAGGGTGGATGGGTGCCCCATCAGCACGACGAGATCGGGCTCCAATGCCAGCCCCTCGCCCATGGTGGCCGCGGCGGGCAGCGCGTGTTTTTCGCCGAATGCTGCGGCATGGGCCGGGTTTTCGTCCCATACGCCAACCACTGTCGCGCCCGCTGCACGCGCTGCATCCAAGTGCATTTCCGCGTGCCAATGGCTGGTTCCGAACAACGCAATCTTCATGCTTTGGTTACCTATCCAATATCGACTTGCAGGATATCCCATATGTCGCTATACAACAAGCGTTGACGGTGTCGATCTGTGCCGCCCAGAAAAGCTGGAACAGATAAACGAGGACCACGATGTCGAATTTGAAATCGATGACGCCGTTGAGCCGGGCCCCTCTCCTCCATGTCACCGTGCAGGAGAGTCTCAAGGACTATATCGAGACCAACCAGCTCAAGGCCGGCGACCCGCTGCCGCCCGAAACCTTCCTGGCCCAGCAATTGGGCGTGGGGCGCAATTCGATGCGCGAAGCGATCAAGGCGCTGGAATCCCTGGGTATCCTCGAGACGCGGCGCGGCATCGGCGTCTTCGTCAAGGAATTCTCGTTCAAGCCGCTGCTCGACAACCTGGCCTATGGTCTGCAGGACTCGCTGCGCGACGTCGAGGAATTGCGCGAAATCCGCCGCGTGCTCGAAACCGGGCTGATCGGCAAGACCATTGCCATGATCAGCGAGGCGGACCTAGCCGCTTTGCGCGATGTCACGGCGCGCATGAAGGTGCGGGCCGAGCGGCAGGAGAGCTTTGCCGAGGAGGACCAGCGCTTTCACCAGCTGCTGTTCCGTTGCCAGAACAATCACATGTTGAGCGCGTTGATCGACATCTTTTGGACGGCTTTCAATAAGGCCTCCAACTTCAACAATCTCGACAATCCCGAGCCGCTCGATACGTGGCGGGACCATCACGAAATCGTCGAAGCGGTCGCCCGCAAGGACGTAGAGCAGGCACGCAAGCGCCTGGACGATCACTACCGCGGCATCCAGCAGGTCATTGCCAGGAACCGCACAGAACCATCCAAAGCCTGATCTTTCCGGGGAGGAAAACCATGCATATCAGGACTATCACGCAAGCTCTGGCCATCGGCGGCCTGCTGCTTGGTGCAACGGCACTCACCACGCCTGCCTTCGCGCAGGACGCAAAGACCATTACCGGCGGCTTCGATGTCGGCCCGGGCGGGTTCCCCAAAAACTTCAATCCGCTGGCCGCGACCGGTGGCTTTACCTGGCTCAACACTTATTTCGAGCCGCTGGTGATCTATAATGCGGAGCTGAACGCCATCGAGGGCGATCTGGCCACCGACTATACCGTCAGCGACGACATGCTGACCTACACGTTCAACCTGGCCGAAGAGACATGGCATGACGGCGAGGCCTTCACCTCGGCCGACGTCAAGTTCACCCTCGACCTGATCCGCGACGCGGCTTCGGGCAGCGTCTTTACCGGCCGCCTGGGCAAGATCGCCAATGTCGAGGCGCCCGATGACCGCACGGTCGTCGTGACGCTGTCGGAGGCCGATGGCGGCCTGCTGTCGGTGCTGGCGCAGGTCATGATCCTGCCCGAGCATGCGCTGGCTTCGATCGCGCCCGAGAGCATCGCCACCAGCACCTGGTGGTCGACCACGCCCATCGGCACCGGCCCGTTCAAGTTCACCAAATATGTCACCGACCAGTATGTCGAACTGGCTGCCGACGAGGACTACCGGCGCGGTGCGCCCAAGGTCGACCGGCTGATCAACCGCTATTTCGAGAACCCGGCTGCCGCCGTGGCCGCGC
This sequence is a window from Devosia ginsengisoli. Protein-coding genes within it:
- a CDS encoding FadR/GntR family transcriptional regulator, encoding MSNLKSMTPLSRAPLLHVTVQESLKDYIETNQLKAGDPLPPETFLAQQLGVGRNSMREAIKALESLGILETRRGIGVFVKEFSFKPLLDNLAYGLQDSLRDVEELREIRRVLETGLIGKTIAMISEADLAALRDVTARMKVRAERQESFAEEDQRFHQLLFRCQNNHMLSALIDIFWTAFNKASNFNNLDNPEPLDTWRDHHEIVEAVARKDVEQARKRLDDHYRGIQQVIARNRTEPSKA
- a CDS encoding Gfo/Idh/MocA family protein, whose translation is MHLDAARAAGATVVGVWDENPAHAAAFGEKHALPAAATMGEGLALEPDLVVLMGHPSTLPARAHALIEVGIPLILEKPAASSTAAIAELAQLASARGTFVGIPLPNRFGPIFSAFRQLQETGRAGRLAHASFRLVNGPPERYRQDAVGWLLDPPIGGGGALRNLGIHGVDAVLSLAQGPVTLVSANIGNRIHDEAVDDHALLVLTDTAGTLFTVEAGYTYASMAPGGEFEWRMVTANATLVDRGDSASCVTLDDASTRALPPEPTATRYRLFMADTLQRLRDGRPPAITLNDYLAAMTLIDAAYAKAES